The genomic interval AGGCATCAGCCGACAAGGAGGATATTCTTAAATACATATAATAAATTTTAATAATTTATAAAATGTTGTATCTTTGTTCTTAGATTAAAAATTAGCCATAATGAAAAACTTAATTCGAATTCTTTTATACCTTCTATTGGTACTCCTGGTAGTTGCCATTGCATATATGATTTATAAACGCAGTAAAACACCCGTTGACGACATTCCGCCAACTTCAGAAATGACCGATAGTTTGTTTATGGATCAACATCAGCACAATCAAACAGCCCTCACATCGGAAGATAGTATGGTATTAGATCTGACCGGACAATTGCCAGATAAAGTAGGCGCTCCTGCTGAAAATCAATCGAATACACAAGGCGAATCTGTGAATTCTACGAACAATATGCCTTCAAAAGGAACGATCGATTACAGTAAGCCAGTTCCTGCTACAGAGCAATCTGCTGCGGTAAATACGAATCCAAAAGCCCAGAAAGTATCAGAAAAAGTGAGCAGTCCGAAAGCAGAAACCAGTACCTCAAATAAAACAGCATCGACAACTAAAAATCGTCCGTCTTCTAGCACAAAACCGGCAACAGCTGCAAAAACTTCCATGAAACCTGCTGAAAAGAAGGCAGATACAAAAAAGCCAATTGCAAAGCCTGCAGCAAGTTCTACTAACGGATTTTATGTAATTTCAGGAAGCTTTATTGTTCCGGCACATGCTGATGATCAGGTAAAGAAGTTAAAAAAGATGGGATATACTACTGCAATGAAAAAAGTATTCGGATCGTCTGAATATTATTCTGCAGTTGTTGGTACTTATAACAGTCGCCAGGATGCTGAAAAAATAGTTAATAAACTAACTGGAAAAGGCGAAAAAGCATTTTTAAAAGCAAAGTAATTTATATTATTCGATTGCTATGTGCGGCAGGGGTTCGCTAACAAAAGTTGAATCCGAACTGGAAGAACGTTTTAATGCTACGTTTTATTCAGAAGATCTGGAAAGGTATAACCCACTTCCAAGTTTTAATATTGCACCAACACATTTTCACCCTGTTATTCCTCAGGAAGATGTACTTCATTTTCAGTATTACAAATGGGGATTAATTCCATTTTGGGCAAAGGATCAAAGCATTGGAAGTAAAATGATCAATGCTCGTATCGAAGGATTATTAGAGAAACCATTTTTTAAATCTGGTTTACAAAAGCGTCGTTGCCTGGTGCCGATGGATGGATTTTATGAATGGCAAAAAACGAATGGAAAACAAAAAATTCCATTGCGTATTGGAGTTAAAAACCAGGAAATATTTTCTATTGCAGGTTTATATGACAATTGGAAAGATCCGAATGGTAATATTATTCGAAGTTTTACAATAATTACACAAGCTGCAAATCAATTCATGTCCACTATCCATGATCGGATGCCCTCAATTTTATTACCTGAAGATGAAAAGAACTGGTTGGAAGAGGACTTGTCTATTGAACAATCCATGGCATTGTTACAAGCTTATCCCAATGAATGGATGACTGCTTACGAAGTTTCGGATGCCGTCAACAATGTGCGTAATAATGATAAAACCCTGATTTTGCCACGCTAAAGCTTAGCTCGTTTTATTAAATTTATTAAATAAATATATTATTAACATTACTTTTATATTGCAGTGCTATTTGTATTGTAAATAAATATTCTTCATTTTTCTATTCGTAAAAGACGTTATTATGAAATATCGTATTTCAATCTCAATTTTATTTTTTAGCTCCTTTCTTTGTTTTGGACAGAACCGGATGATAAGCGGGAAGGTATATTCGGCAAAAGATAAAGCTTCCCTTATCGGAGTCAATGTATTTAATAAAGTTAGCAAACAAGCTACGGTAACTGGTGAGGATGGTCACTATAATTTGGAAGCTGCGCCAAATTCTGTTTTCATTTTTAGTTATTTGGGTTATAGTTCTAAAGAAGTAAATATTGGAAATGATATGAATTTTAATGTTCAATTAGCAGAAGATTTGCAATTATTATCTGAAATTATTGTAACAGGGTATGGTTCACAAATTAAAAGGGACTTAACCGGTAATATTTCTAAAATAAGAGCAGAAGATGTTAAGGATATTCCGGTCAATAGTGTTGAACAATTATTACAAGGTACTGCTGCTGGTGTTCAAGTAAATGCAGGTACAGGAAAATTAGGACAGGCTATGCAAGTTAGAATTCGAGGTAATTCTTCTGTTTCTGCTTCAAACCAACCATTATATGTAGTTGATGGAATTCCCATTACCACAGCAAATTTATCGGATATAAGTGTCGGTGCGACGAACTCAATAGTAGATATAAATCCTGAAGATATTGAATCCATTGAAATATTAAAAGATGCTTCAGCTGCAGCAATTTATGGTTCGCGAGGCTCAAATGGTGTTATTTTAATAAGCACTAAAAGAGGAAAGGAAGGAAAAACTAATATAAATTTTGGAATTCAGTTTGGAAGCGGGAAAGCTGCAAAGAAAGTAGATTTTTTAAATTCTGCTCAATACATTGATTATTACACAAAAGCAGCTAATAATTCTGATCGCATTGATGGATTGGATCCTCAAAGTCCCGATTCTTATACTGGGTATATTTTATCTTTCTTTGATGCTATAAGTGTAGGCACCTATGGTACTGTAGACCAAGCAGATACACCTTGGGATGAACTTGCTTTTCAAACAGCACCTCAAAAACAAATTGACTTAAGTTTAGATGGTGGAAGTGAGAAAACTAAATTTTTTGTATCAGGTCAAGTGTTAGATCAGACGGGTATTTTGGTAGGCAATAAACTTAAAAGAATTTCAGGACGTATGAATCTAGATCACCAGGCTAATAAGTATTTAAATTTTGGATTTAGTATGGGTTTGGCAAGAACCTTAAATAATCGAATTAATAATGATAATAATTTTGATAATCCATTACAAATTATTGCAGCCACTCCGCTTTCTCCAAAAATTGATCCAACTACAGGACTTCTGATTGGTTCGCCTCCAGGAGATATTAATTTACCCCTTTATTATAATCCCTTGTTAAATCTAAATAATGGATCATTAAATACAACGATTCATCGGAATTTAACAACCGTGTATGGATCCTTAAATATTTTTACAGGTTTTACATTCAGATCAGAACTTGGTATTGATTTATTGAATCAACAAGAAGAAGCCTACTTTAACAGTATTACGCAACGCAACAATGGATTCCCATTAGGCTATGGTTTTAATCGATTTAACCGTGTAGAAAATTATAATACAAATAATTTTTTCAATTATGAAAAAGGATTTGGAAATCATGATTTTAATATTACAGCAGGATTTTCATATCAACAATCTCAAAATCAATTTAATTCAGTGACTGGAACAGATTTTCCATCTGATGCATATAAGAAAATTGCAAGTGCTGCAAAAATAAGTAGAGGGAGTTCTACAGAAAGTAATTTTCGGTTTGTATCTTATTTTGCAAGAGCCAATTATAAATTATTAAATCGATATTTGGCGAGTATAAGTGGAAGGATTGATGGATCTTCAAGATTTGGAAAAGATAGCCGTTACGGATTTTTTCCAGCTGTTTCATTTGGCTGGATATTAACGGATGAAGGATTTATGTCGGATAATAGTCAAATCAGTTTTTTAAAATTAAGAACTAGTTATGGTCGTACAGGAAATGCTGAAATTGGAGATTTACCTCAATTAGCTTTATATTCGGGAGATGCAGGTTATGGTGGTTTTCCAGGACAACGACCTTCTCAATTAGGCAATCCAGACCTGCAGTGGGAAAACACTAATCAATTTGATTTGGGGATAGATTTTGGATTTTTAAATGATCGCATTACAGGGGAACTGGATTTATATACAAAAAAAACCACAGGACTTTTATTAAATGTTAATGTTCCAGCAACTACCGGTTTTTCTACTCAAATTCAAAATGTTGGGAAACTTGAAAATAAAGGCATTGAATTGGTTTTGAATGGAAATGTATTGAATCGAAATAATTTGAAATGGTCAACAGGTATTACTCTTGGCATTAACCGAAATAAAATTATTGACATTCAAGGTCAAATTATTGAGAATGGTTTTGCGAATATGAGTCGAGCTATAGAAGGGCAATCAATTGGTGTATTTTTTACACCTGAATATGCAGGTGTCGATCCAAATACTGGTGACGCACTTTGGTATAAAAATATTGAAGGACCCAATGGTGAAATTGATAGAACAACGACTGCAGATTATTCAGAAGCAGAACGCGTAATAATTGGAGATGCTCAGCCGAAATGGATTGGTGGATTGACAAGTACCATTAAATATAAACGTTTTGAATTCTTTATGCTTTGGAATGTTGTTCAAGGAAATTTAATCAATTTTTATGGAATCGGACAGTTCGCTTCTGCAAATGGCCGCTATGAAGATAATCAAACGACAGATCAATTAAATTCCTGGACTTCTGAAAATCCGAATACAAATATTCCGGAAGCTCGTTTGTATTATGACAATGGTGCACAACCTTCAAGTCGTTATATTCGGGATGGATCCTTTGTGAGATTGCGAAGTGCAAGTTTATCTTATAACTTGCCTTTACAGTGTATTAAAAAAGCAGGAATGACCCAAGCTAGAATTTTTATTACCGGTTTAAATCTACTGACAATTACAAAATATCCATATTGGGACCCAGAAGTAAATACAGATGCTTTAGAAAATAATGTAGCACAAGGCTATGATTTTTATACGGCACCTGTCCCAAGAACCATAATGGGAGGTATAAATATTCGTTTTTAATTTAAATCATAAAAACAAAAAGAATCATATGAAACAAATTAATTTAATACTATTCATCTGTTTAATTCTTGTTGCTTGCGATCATAAATTAGATGTCAATCCAACACAAGAAATTGATGAAACCACAGCGCTTAAAACGGCACAAGATGTTAAAGTGACATTAATTGGGGCATACGATGGAATTTCAAGTGAAAATGTTTTTGGAGGGGGATTTCAATTTATACCTGAACTTCTGGGAGATGACAGAGAAGTGATATTTGGAGGCACATTTACAGAACTTAGTGAGGTTTGGCGTAAGACTATAACAACCGGAAATATCATAGTATGGAGAAGTTGGCAAGAATCATATACTGCTATAAACAGAGCAAATAATGTACTTTCAGCAATAGACAAACTTGATGAATCCGACAAAAATAAAGTAGAAGGAGAAGCCCGTTTTATTCGAGCGATCGTATATTTTGGACTTGTGAATCTGTTTGCAAAAACATGGGGAGATGGTGATAATAATATAAATCCTGGTGTTCCATTGGTTCTTACTCCAACGAAGGTAGTTACACAGAATGATTTTCGCCCCAGGGCCTCTGTGGCAGCCGTGTACACACAAATCATTGAAGATTTAAAAATTGCTGAACAAAAATTGCCTGAACAACAAGCTGTAGAGAATTCTGGATTTGCTTTGTCGACTGCCGCAACTGCATTTTTATCAAAAGTGTATTTAATTCAAGGAAATTATACAGCAGCTTTGGAATCATCAAATGCTGTAATTGCATCTGGCAAACATTCACTATCAACAAATTTTGAAGCACTGTTTGTAGATGAAAGTGTAGGGCAAATTAATGAAAGTATTTTTAAAATAATTGTAACGCAACAAGATGGTTTAAATGCAATGAATACTTATTATGCACCTGCTGATTTTCAAGGACGTGGGGATATAAGAATTCAAAATAAGCATTTAGAGCTCTATGAAACAGATGATCCACGGGGTACATTTTTTTCAGAAGCAAGTATGCGTCATTTTACAAATAAGTTTAATGAAGCAATAGGTGACGTAGTTGTTATCAGGTTAGCAGAAATGTATTTTATCCGAGCTGAGTGCAATTTTAGATTAGGTTTAACAACAGGTGCAAGTCCTTTGGAGGATTTAAACTTAATCCGGGATCGTGCAGGCGCAAAACCATTATTGGATACAGATATAAATCTTGATCGAATCTTGTTTGATCGTAAGCTTGAGTTGGCATTTGAAGGTAATTTATTACAGGATCTTAAACGTACACAGCGTAAAATTGGAGATTTGCCTTATAATGATCCAAGTTTGATATTGCCAATTCCACAGCGAGAAATGGATACAAATAAAGCATTGACTCAAAATGATGGATATTAATTAATGCCCAGGTCTATTATTATTCAAAAATTGAAATTAGCAAAAACGACATTATAATTATTCAGACAATTTTTTTAAGTATTTAATGGATACCATCAAAGTTAATTTTTTTGCTGAAAAGTGCTATTCTAAGGATCTAAAATGGAGCCCTTAATTTTGGTTTAAGCTTGCGTTCATTTTATTATTTTATAAGTTTGAACGTGGATCGTTTTATTTTAATTTATCAATGAATCTGTAGAAGAATTAGCATTGTAAATTATTAGCTAACCATTTTATTCTGTGCAAACAGTAAAGGAAAGTTGCCATTGATAGATGCATGAAGTAAATATTAAACTTAAATAATTTGGATTGAATCGAAAAGAGTGCTTGTTGAATAAATATCTTGGGGCATTTAATAAATACTAGACGAACGTAAGTTTAATTGCAATAACTTAGTAACCTATTTATATTGTACACTATAGACACAATGCAATTACTTCATAATTTTATTACTTTTAAAATGAACGGAGAACTATTAAGGTTTGTAAACTTTGAGTGGAATAAACTATTTAAAGGAGTTTGGAAAATTCAAAAAAAACCGCCTCGATTGCTGTCAACAGAGGCGGTTCATAATCCCTGTAAATAAATATCTCATGAAACGTTTGCCAAAAAAATGAAATTGGCCGAATATGAATATGAAAACGTTTTATAATTTAAAAACGATAAATGGTGAAACAATGTTACAGAAAACATCAACAATTTCAAAATATTATTAAAAAATCAGGGTTTACCCTGATACAGCACTCAGGGTAAACCCTGATTTTTTTAAACGTATTTGAAAATAATTCACAAATGGAATGAATTGAATTTATTTTGATACAAGGCAGATTCGATCCTAAGAAATTATATTTTAAAGATCGAACCATTAAATATATATTACTTTTGCATCTATATAACAAATTATCATATGTCTAAAGAAAGAGAAGAAAAACTAAAAGCCCTGCAACTCACGGTTGACAGGTTGGAGAAAACCTATGGAAAGGGAAGTATCATGAAATTAGGAGACAAGCCAGTACTAGATGAGGTAGATTCAATTTCCACCGGGTCACTCGGTTTGGATATTGCATTGGGAATTGGCGGTTTACCGAGAGGTCGTGTGGTCGAAATTTATGGTCCAGAAAGCTCTGGTAAAACAACGCTGGCTATCCATGCTATTGCAGAATGTCAAAAGAAAGGTGGTATTGCCGCATTTATTGATGCTGAACATGCATTTGATAGGGCTTATGCCGAAGCCTTAGGAGTTAATACAGAGGATTTATTAATTTCTCAACCAGATAATGGTGAACAAGCATTAGAAATTACTGAAAACTTGATTCGCTCTGGTGCAATTGATATTATAGTTATCGATTCCGTTGCGGCATTGGTTCCAAAAGCAGAAATTGAAGGTGAAATGGGAGAGTCTAAAATGGGTCTACAAGCTCGTTTAATGTCCCAGGCACTCCGGAAATTAACGGGTACTATTGGTAAAACTGGCTGTTGTTGTATTTTTATAAATCAGCTTCGTGAAAAAATTGGAGTTATGTTTGGCAATCCTGAGACTACAACAGGAGGAAATGCTTTAAAATTTTATGCCTCTATCCGATTAGATATTCGCAGAACTAGTAATGCTATTAAAGATAAAGATGGCAATATTATGGGTAACAGAGTGAAAGTTAAAGTGGTTAAGAATAAACTGTCTCCACCATTCAGAACTGCTGAGTTTGATGTAATGTATGGCCAGGGAATTTCTAAAGCAGGAGAAATAGTAGATCTTGGTGCAGATTTAAGTGTGATTCAAAAAAGTGGTTCCTGGTTTAGTTATGAAGGAACAAAAATTGCTCAAGGCAGGGATTCTGCAAAACAATTTATAGAAGACAATCCTGAATTAGCAAAAGAATTAGAGGAGAAAATTAAAGCCAAACTTGCAAGTGGCAAACTAGTTAAAGCAGTAGCTGGAGAAGAAGCAGAAGAAAGTTAATTTTTTCTTTACAAAAATTAGGATTCAAAAAGATAAATGTTATTTTTGTTGCATTATTACGGAATCCAAATAAGTAGCAATTTTTGCTTTTTTTCTAATTCCCATATATATATCCGAAATAGCGAGATGATAATGTAGTCTCGCTATTATTATTTAATAGCAAGGGGTTTACTATCAACCTTACACGAACACATCTTGGAACCGCCATTTAAACGGATTCATGCTTCTGTTAATCCAGATTTATTCTTATTAATGAATGCCCTTTGTATGTTTCTAAGGTTGAAAAAAAGAAAGAAAAAAACAAATTGGGAAATGGAAGGTTAATACAAAGAGATATACAATCTTTAATTTTAAATAAATTAGCCATTTCTAAACGTGTCTGAAATAATAATACCGCTACAAGGAATACAAAAGACTCAGGACGTTCAATTAATTGAATCCCTGTTATTAAAAACTAGAGGGATTCTATCTTATCGAGTAGAACAAAATAATCAGAGGATTTTTTTAGAACAAGGCAAGGAAGTAATTAATTTTTCTGCACTTTTAAGTTCGATTCAGAAGTTAGGCTATAAAATTATTTCTGTAACAAAAGAAATACCAGTCCTTCAAATGTCATGTGCATCTTGTGCACTTTCTATAGAATCCCTTTTGAGTTCGCAAGTAGGAATTTTAAATGCACATATTAATTATGCTACAGCCAAGCTGAGTGTTGAGTATATACCTGGAATTTTTGATACCCGTAAATTGAAAGCAGCGGTCCAATCTATTGGATATGATTTGTTTCTTGAAGAAGGTGTAAAGGCGCAAGAAAATCTTGAAGAAATACAAAGAAAGGATATACAAACATTAAAATTTAAAGCTATTTCAGCTATCGTGTTATCGATACCCATTGTAATTATTGGAATGTTCTTTATGGATTTAAGATTCTCCAATCTTTTCATGTGGATATTATCCACTCCAGTAATTTTATGGTTTGGCAGAGATTATTTTATCAATGCATTTAAGCAAGCAAAGCACTTTAGCGTTTCCATGGATACCCTTGTTGCCATGAGTTCTGGAGTTGCTTATTTGACAAGTGTGTTTTCTGTTTTATTTCCGAAAATTATTTCGGAAAGCGGGATCCATGCAACTGTTTATTTTGAAGCTGCTTCCGTAGTCATTGCTTTTTTATTATTAGGTAAGTGGCTAGAAGAAAAAGCAAAAAGCAAAACTAATTTAGCGATTAAAAAATTGATAGGTTTGCAAGTTCAAACGGTTTCTAAAGAGTCCACAAAAGGTGGTTTTGAGAAGATTTCAATAGAACAGGTTAAGGAAGGCGATATCTTAATTGCAAAACCGGGTGAAAATATTGCGGTGGATGGAGAAGTTGTATTTGGGGAATCCTATGTAGATGAAAGTTTGTTAAGTGGAGAGCCTGTTTCCGTTTTGAAAAAACCTGGAATCAAAGTGTATGCTGGAACCGTAAATCAGAAAGGGCATTTAAAATATATAGCCAAGCAAGTAGGACAGGAAACCTTACTTTCTCAAATAATTCATTTGGTACAACAAGCACAAGGAAGTAAAGCACCTGTACAGAAATTGGTTGATAAAATTGCGCGGGTGTTTGTGCCAATTGTTATAGGAATTGCATTCTTAGCACTTTTATTATGGATATTTTTAGATCCAATTCAAGGTATTCAAAAGGGATTATTGGCATTTGTTACAGTATTAATTATTGCTTGCCCTTGTGCATTAGGCCTTGCTACACCAACAGCAATTATGGTCGGAACTGGTAAAGCTGCGGAGCTAGGGATTCTTATTAAAAACGCAGAAAGTCTGGAGCTTGCTAATAAAATTCAGGTTTTGGTATTCGATAAAACGGGCACAATTACACAAGGTAAGCCTATAGTAACGGAAGTGCATTGGTTTAAAAAGAACCATTTTTGGAATCCATTTTAGCAAGTATTGTACAATTATCGGAGCATCCATTATCAAATTCTGTAGCTGTTTATTTAAAAGAAACCAAACACATTGCCTTAGATCATTTTGAAAACCTAAGTGGATTTGGTATAAAAGCAAGCAGTAAAGAAGAACAGTACTTTGTTGGAAGTGCAAGTTTAATTAGAAACAACAGCATCCATAATATTGAAAGTGCGAATCATATTGCGAATCGATTTACAAATGAATTAAAGAGTTTAGTATGGTTTTCAAATAGCACAGAAGTTCTTGCTTTATTTGCGATAGAGGATCAGATAAAGCCAAACTCAAAGGAAGCAATTGAGCAACTCAAAGTATTAGGAATTTCAACATGGATGTTGACAGGGGATCATGAAAAAATTGCGGAGCATGTTTCCCAAAAAGTTGGAATTCAAAATTTTAAATCAGGTTTAAGTCCGCAAGAAAAAATCGATTTTGTAAAATCCTTACAAGCACAATTTAAAATTGTAGGTATGGTTGGTGATGGTATCAATGATAGTGCAGCTTTAGCACAATCAGATGTAAGTATTGCAATGGGAAGCGGTTCAGACATTGCCAAGGAATCTTCAAATATGATAATTTTAGCTTCCGATTTATTAAAAGTGCCACAAGCTATCAGACTATCGAAAGAAACATTACGTACCATAAAACAAAATTTATTTTGGGCATTTATTTATAATGTGATTGGAATACCAATAGCAGCAGGGATCTTAGATCCTTTGATCGGGTATACCATGAATCCAATGTTGGCAGGTGCTGCAATGGCATTAAGTAGTGTTAGTGTAGTAAGTAATAGTTTGCGTTTAAAATTTCAACGAATCTAAAATGAGTCAAATTATACAAACTTTAATTTCTACTCTATATTGCCGACAGCGTAATTGAAAAATAGTTGAAACATTGGAAACCCTTTATTTATATTTAAGATTTGCAATTATTTGATTTCTATAAATTCCAACAAGCTTAATTCTGGTGGAGGGAATATCTTGGAGTGATACTTTATAAATTCTAATTTCATTTTAAGAATTGATCTATTTTCTTAGAATCCTATCATTTACACATTTTTTAATTTTCAATATATTTTAATGCAATTCAAGTTGTTAAATATTAACATAAGTTTTAAAAATTTATAGTATCTGGTTATCTAACTTTGTATAAATTGTTGATATATGAAGTATACCCTAAGTTTACTATTATTTTGTTGTTTGAATTCGGATATTATTTCTCAGGATTTTAATGACAGTATAAAAAATATTAATCTGAAAGTAATTGAGATCGGAGGAAATCGAAATAGTCCGGATATTAATCGATTGGATGCGATTCAGAATAATTTTATTTATTCAGGTAAGAAAAATGAAATTATTGAACTCACTAATAAGGATGTAGCATTATCCGAAAAATATGGCCGTCAAATATTTTCTAAAGTTCCAGGTGTATTTGTTTATGATATGGATGGCACCGGAAATCAAATGAATATTTCAACACGAGGATTAGATCCACATCGCGGCTGGGAATTTAATA from Saprospiraceae bacterium carries:
- the recA gene encoding recombinase RecA, coding for MSKEREEKLKALQLTVDRLEKTYGKGSIMKLGDKPVLDEVDSISTGSLGLDIALGIGGLPRGRVVEIYGPESSGKTTLAIHAIAECQKKGGIAAFIDAEHAFDRAYAEALGVNTEDLLISQPDNGEQALEITENLIRSGAIDIIVIDSVAALVPKAEIEGEMGESKMGLQARLMSQALRKLTGTIGKTGCCCIFINQLREKIGVMFGNPETTTGGNALKFYASIRLDIRRTSNAIKDKDGNIMGNRVKVKVVKNKLSPPFRTAEFDVMYGQGISKAGEIVDLGADLSVIQKSGSWFSYEGTKIAQGRDSAKQFIEDNPELAKELEEKIKAKLASGKLVKAVAGEEAEES
- a CDS encoding TonB-dependent receptor, encoding MKYRISISILFFSSFLCFGQNRMISGKVYSAKDKASLIGVNVFNKVSKQATVTGEDGHYNLEAAPNSVFIFSYLGYSSKEVNIGNDMNFNVQLAEDLQLLSEIIVTGYGSQIKRDLTGNISKIRAEDVKDIPVNSVEQLLQGTAAGVQVNAGTGKLGQAMQVRIRGNSSVSASNQPLYVVDGIPITTANLSDISVGATNSIVDINPEDIESIEILKDASAAAIYGSRGSNGVILISTKRGKEGKTNINFGIQFGSGKAAKKVDFLNSAQYIDYYTKAANNSDRIDGLDPQSPDSYTGYILSFFDAISVGTYGTVDQADTPWDELAFQTAPQKQIDLSLDGGSEKTKFFVSGQVLDQTGILVGNKLKRISGRMNLDHQANKYLNFGFSMGLARTLNNRINNDNNFDNPLQIIAATPLSPKIDPTTGLLIGSPPGDINLPLYYNPLLNLNNGSLNTTIHRNLTTVYGSLNIFTGFTFRSELGIDLLNQQEEAYFNSITQRNNGFPLGYGFNRFNRVENYNTNNFFNYEKGFGNHDFNITAGFSYQQSQNQFNSVTGTDFPSDAYKKIASAAKISRGSSTESNFRFVSYFARANYKLLNRYLASISGRIDGSSRFGKDSRYGFFPAVSFGWILTDEGFMSDNSQISFLKLRTSYGRTGNAEIGDLPQLALYSGDAGYGGFPGQRPSQLGNPDLQWENTNQFDLGIDFGFLNDRITGELDLYTKKTTGLLLNVNVPATTGFSTQIQNVGKLENKGIELVLNGNVLNRNNLKWSTGITLGINRNKIIDIQGQIIENGFANMSRAIEGQSIGVFFTPEYAGVDPNTGDALWYKNIEGPNGEIDRTTTADYSEAERVIIGDAQPKWIGGLTSTIKYKRFEFFMLWNVVQGNLINFYGIGQFASANGRYEDNQTTDQLNSWTSENPNTNIPEARLYYDNGAQPSSRYIRDGSFVRLRSASLSYNLPLQCIKKAGMTQARIFITGLNLLTITKYPYWDPEVNTDALENNVAQGYDFYTAPVPRTIMGGINIRF
- a CDS encoding SPOR domain-containing protein — its product is MKNLIRILLYLLLVLLVVAIAYMIYKRSKTPVDDIPPTSEMTDSLFMDQHQHNQTALTSEDSMVLDLTGQLPDKVGAPAENQSNTQGESVNSTNNMPSKGTIDYSKPVPATEQSAAVNTNPKAQKVSEKVSSPKAETSTSNKTASTTKNRPSSSTKPATAAKTSMKPAEKKADTKKPIAKPAASSTNGFYVISGSFIVPAHADDQVKKLKKMGYTTAMKKVFGSSEYYSAVVGTYNSRQDAEKIVNKLTGKGEKAFLKAK
- a CDS encoding SOS response-associated peptidase, whose product is MCGRGSLTKVESELEERFNATFYSEDLERYNPLPSFNIAPTHFHPVIPQEDVLHFQYYKWGLIPFWAKDQSIGSKMINARIEGLLEKPFFKSGLQKRRCLVPMDGFYEWQKTNGKQKIPLRIGVKNQEIFSIAGLYDNWKDPNGNIIRSFTIITQAANQFMSTIHDRMPSILLPEDEKNWLEEDLSIEQSMALLQAYPNEWMTAYEVSDAVNNVRNNDKTLILPR
- a CDS encoding RagB/SusD family nutrient uptake outer membrane protein; its protein translation is MKQINLILFICLILVACDHKLDVNPTQEIDETTALKTAQDVKVTLIGAYDGISSENVFGGGFQFIPELLGDDREVIFGGTFTELSEVWRKTITTGNIIVWRSWQESYTAINRANNVLSAIDKLDESDKNKVEGEARFIRAIVYFGLVNLFAKTWGDGDNNINPGVPLVLTPTKVVTQNDFRPRASVAAVYTQIIEDLKIAEQKLPEQQAVENSGFALSTAATAFLSKVYLIQGNYTAALESSNAVIASGKHSLSTNFEALFVDESVGQINESIFKIIVTQQDGLNAMNTYYAPADFQGRGDIRIQNKHLELYETDDPRGTFFSEASMRHFTNKFNEAIGDVVVIRLAEMYFIRAECNFRLGLTTGASPLEDLNLIRDRAGAKPLLDTDINLDRILFDRKLELAFEGNLLQDLKRTQRKIGDLPYNDPSLILPIPQREMDTNKALTQNDGY